The genomic DNA AATACGGCCACCCGATGCTTCGCGCCCGGCACATGCCCTTTTCGATCGGTCAGGCGGAACGGGATCAGTGGATGTTGTGCATGAACCAAGCAATCGACGAATTGGTCGAAGACATCCATCTGGCCGCGCAATTAAGACATTCCTTCTATCGAACCGCCGACCACATGCGGAATCGCCAGGAGTAGGCGTGCAGTGACTACAATGGCGGGCAAACAATCCCCCACCTTTCCTTCGATGCATTAAAATTCAGGCGGCGTTATGACACGATGGCTTTCGTTTTGTGTGGTTTTGGCTCTCTCAGGACTCTCTTTCGTTCAAGCGTCCGCTGCGGAAACGCCCGTTAGAATTCCACTTTGGGTCGACGGGGCACCGGGTTCGGTTCATCGGATGAACGAACCGGAGACGGTGGAAGGGACCAACGTCAGCAATGTCCATCATCCGTCGATCACACCGTACCTACCTACGCCAGAGACGGCCACCGGAACCGCGATCTTGATCGCGCCGGGGGGCGGCCACACGAAGCTCTGCCTGGGGCACGAAGGGGACGCGTTAGCGAAATGGTTTGCCGAGCATGGCATCGCGGCGTTTGTGATGCGTTATCGGCTGTGCCGCGAGCCCGAGTCCGATTACACCTTGGAAGGGCACGCGATGGATGACACCCGCCGCGCGATCCGCATGGTACGAGCCAATGCAACGCAGTGGCAGATTGATCCCAACCGCATCGGCATCGTTGGCTTCTCCGCTGGCGGCGAATTGGCGGCCTACGCCGCGATGCATCCGGAGATGGGAGATCCGAAAAGTGACGATCCGATCGAACGCCAGAGCAGCCGGCCCGAT from Rosistilla carotiformis includes the following:
- a CDS encoding alpha/beta hydrolase, which encodes MNEPETVEGTNVSNVHHPSITPYLPTPETATGTAILIAPGGGHTKLCLGHEGDALAKWFAEHGIAAFVMRYRLCREPESDYTLEGHAMDDTRRAIRMVRANATQWQIDPNRIGIVGFSAGGELAAYAAMHPEMGDPKSDDPIERQSSRPDFQGLIYPGKSATFTVEPGMPPAFIAFGYHDREDIAIGMVGVYLQYKAAGVPCEMHVYSNAGHGFGFRPGTTTAAGDWPERLCDWLVDTKLLKRNTMEPTQP